The Paenibacillus sp. G2S3 region ATCATCGTCTTACTGGCAAGTCTTTATAGCTCAACATTGTGTGTTTACTCATGGGAATAAATGAAGTGTATGTTTTTAAAGCTAGAGTTACTTTTAGTAGAGTTTCAGCTTTCAGAAAGTATATACACATAAAAATTTAGGAGGAACTACAAGCATATGTTAAAAGCGACGGTATATGTCACCATTAAGAAGAGCGTTCTCGATCCACAAGGTGTAGCAGTGCAAGGAGCACTTCATTCGGTAGGTTTTCAAGAAGTTGAAAGTTTGCGTATTGGGAAATATATGGAGCTGACTTTGGATACGGATAACCGTG contains the following coding sequences:
- the purS gene encoding phosphoribosylformylglycinamidine synthase subunit PurS is translated as MLKATVYVTIKKSVLDPQGVAVQGALHSVGFQEVESLRIGKYMELTLDTDNRAEAEVRLKEMCEKLLANTVIEDYRYELED